cactgacaaaggctttactgcaaaacactcataaatatccaggtagatgatttaaaaaagtgaaggtttagattcagtaatctgcagcatgaattaatattgtctttctgagtgcagtaataAGACCTGCagttttagcagaatgactgaacagtcatcatatcaccacagtttatataatgatatgtatttcagtatgattaatatgattatgctttggtgataactgttgacggatctttattcttcatatttaggctccatgcagataggtgttaaacttttataaaagtatcttagtcatgctgtttcacctacatgattcacaaagagccatggctgtcacaaggagcattgctgacatgattgtgaagttaaaatttcaaacagttctgcacttttgtttgcagcttgatttacttaacaaatgtttcttgtgtattattattctgctaatcacgataatctatttaaaggcaaaaaagaaggcaaaaaaatgattatttatgatcatgaaatttcaaagtaaaagtatcggtatcggtattggtatcggcgatactgaccctgtatttacttggtatcggatcgatactgaaatcttcagtatcgcccacccctaaccCGCACAGGGTTATTTTTTCCAGCCCAATGTGTTTAAATGAAGCGGAGACCCGCCCAATCTGGCGACAGTCGGGCGGACAGCGTACAACAACACAGCCGCCTCGAAGGAGCGTCGTCTTCAGAAGCTCCCGGTCCTCCCGCTGATTGGTCCAGTAATCCTCTTGCCCAGCCAGTCAGCGGGCGCCGGGGTCGCTCTGTCGTCATCACGTCGACGTAAGGGAGCAGGTCCACACAAAACAGAGGGGTGACAACAACCAAACCGAACCCTCAAAACAACTAAAACAAAAACCTAAAGGGCCTGTTCCGTAACACAACAGGTGCATGTTGTTTCATCTTTGTaggaaacaaagaagaaaacacaatgtGAACAATCTGAGTCTGTTTCAGAGCTCTGCTGGTAAAATGAAGACGTCTGGACACTGAACAAAAACAGTCTGAATGCAGAGATGTACAAtaatgactgaggctcattctagaaacacagctggcagcgtgacaccacctccatgcagaggctgacctcacatcagtccagcagtgCAGTAAAgttaaagtatgcactattatttttacttaagtaaagtacaaatacataaaacttTACTTAAGAAcagtaaagaagtacaaatacttagttacattccaccacgaTGGTGATGATTGTCTTGTTGACGTTGAAGCAGCAGATGGCGCTGCAACACACAGTTTTGACTTTTTAGCACATGTTTTTTCATGTACATCACACACTGAGCATGTATGTGTTTAAACTACAATTCATTAATCAATAAAGTGAAGAATATTTAAACTAGAGGCCATTTTGCTGATTGTTTCACAGGGAGGACTCACAATAAGGAACAAATActgaattaataaataaaagaaaaacatctgagacaaaaaataaaaatcaaagataTGTgagtttaaatgtttatttctacaACACAAATGTTAAATTAACATGATAAGTTCACTGCAGCCACTAGATACAAGTctggaaaatgaaaataaagctcaccacaaagtgtgtgtgtgtgtgtgtgtgtgtgtgtgtgttacagcaggCGTGGGTTGTCCTCTTGGTAGTCATACGGGTCTCCTTTAAAGGGGAGATGAGGAGGGTGGTTGCAGATTCCCAtcaggaagatgatgatggtacCGAGGATCATCACCGGGGTAACCAGGAAGAGGCAGAGGCGGTCCACCGTGCGGGCGATGCCGCTCCAGTTATCCTTCTCCTGTGAAGACGGGCAGCAGGGAGAAGGTCAGGTCACGGCTGCTGACAAGACTCAACAGCTTAGGATCATTTTCTAGGACGTAAACAGCACTGAAAGGCTGAACTCAGATCTGCATACAAGTCAACATTCTTCAGAGGAACCAGCCTCCTGTTGTCGCCCTGTCTCACCTCGTTGTAGTCGTTCTTGTTGTGCATGTGCTTGATGATGTAATTCGCTCCGTCCACCGCCGGCTTGATCTCTGCGTACAGCTGATCTGTCACTCCACCGTCTTCCTGAGGCTTCaccactgcacacagacacacacttttagTATAACATGATTGAATTCAGTGAGTTCTGTATTTAGGGCCTTCAAgagaactctacaagtccagatgctccAGCCTTCATGAAGCTGACCTGGATGTCTGAGAGCCTTCATGGATATAACTGATGTTCCTGGTCGTACCTGCGGCGTGCGTGGTCCGCGTCATCAGTCCGTGCCTCTCCGACTGCTTCTCAAACATCAGCTCGCTGCGGGACTTGACGCTGTAGTACTCCTCTGCCGTGGCGATGTAACCCACAGAGCTGGATCGCCGTGGCAACGCTCCATCCCAGTAAGGCTCCGCCTCTGCAGGACGGGACATACGCAGGATCCGCGGCAACCGCTCAAGGAAAAACTGCACAGAGACACTCGTTTAGAACGTGGTCTGGgactttcatgtgtgtgtgtgtgttaccttttTGGTCCACTCTGACATGACGTGTGTGCTCGGCGTCCTGAAGTGCAGGTTGAGGACGACCACGCAGTTCAACACCACCACTGTAACCAGCACCATGATGAACATCAAATACctgagaaacaaaacaacaaccatGAAGCTGCGACTCAAACCGGCTCCACAAACTGAACAAGGGGCAGCTTCGCTCACTTCACAATAAGAGGAACCGACATGGACGTTTCCGGAAGCCTTTGAGagatcagcagcaggaagacGGACTGAGCCAGCAGCACCGAGATGGACAAAGTCATCTTCTCACCGCCTGCACACAGACCAGACTGTGGACCTGCTCGCTGATCGAGGATTTAAACACTGATGCAATAGTGATTAGATTTGagaatttacttttttttctttatattttgaataaattcataaataaaaatagttaCTGTGTTATTGTTGCCACTTTTTGCAGCATTAACCTTTGATCGTCATTATATGAGGTTATAAAATAACATGTTCATTAGTTTCATATGTTTTCATTGCAACCATAGCtcaacagaaacagcagcagtgaaggagGAACGTGCACTGACTGTCGGCGGGCAGGTAGTAGACGAGCGAGGCCAGGAAGGAGATGAGCACA
This portion of the Parambassis ranga chromosome 20, fParRan2.1, whole genome shotgun sequence genome encodes:
- the chrnd gene encoding acetylcholine receptor subunit delta gives rise to the protein MSAMELQRAALLTVSLLTLLSSGCWGRNEEERLINYLFKEKGYNKELRPVERQQDAVDVYLALTLSNLISLKEVDETLLTNVWIDHTWTDYRLSWNVTEFDGIEMLRLPSSMVWLPEIVLENNNDAQFQVAYYSNVLVDPDGLCYWLPPAIFRSSCSINVNFFPFDWQNCTLKFTSLTYNAKEIRMLLKEEADESSKWLVEWIIIDPASFTENGEWEIIHRPAKKNTYKHIPMESNKHQDITFYLVIKRKPLFYIVNIIIPCVLISFLASLVYYLPADSGEKMTLSISVLLAQSVFLLLISQRLPETSMSVPLIVKYLMFIMVLVTVVVLNCVVVLNLHFRTPSTHVMSEWTKKFFLERLPRILRMSRPAEAEPYWDGALPRRSSSVGYIATAEEYYSVKSRSELMFEKQSERHGLMTRTTHAAVVKPQEDGGVTDQLYAEIKPAVDGANYIIKHMHNKNDYNEEKDNWSGIARTVDRLCLFLVTPVMILGTIIIFLMGICNHPPHLPFKGDPYDYQEDNPRLL